The sequence actctgctctttctcaattctgaattgaatgatgtttcaagaataacttttccgcttaactaattagtttcagcttcaaaagttatatctatcattcaattactacttttgtttcttcttctctgttttcatttcgtacagattcatcttcaaaatctttgtgtgtctcaaatcaaatctgatcggATATCAACAattcatgtctgatctgatgtcatatacttcggtagtatcatttcaacacaaagaaatcggatttcttttcatcatatcatcatagcattatctcaaaatcgactcAATAGTTGTTataggaattataatcatcaagtggcaacacatcaagtccagtaataccgaatcaggtattaaagttctgagaatattctcaacatctggaaaatcaactcagataatccatcaatcgaagaatggtataatgcaatcacatataaccaactctcagaacatcagtcaatcaatcgatgccacattctgtcgaataaatctaaagtcttaatcctgacaatagattttaatcattcctgtaatttcatcatatctctatcttcttcacagctaTCTAGTCATATTTGTATCACATCTTATACAGCGTATTCTaaaattctgattagtctattcggactatctattaatcagagtataatatgttgtattcacagatttcaaagtattcagagctgttgataatcggtatcatgtcaggtaaagttcattctcgaaattcaattcatcttctctgactattcttcaaTTCAAGAATAACATCTTGTACTTTCACATCCAAAAAGTACTCAGAGCCTTCTGATCGTCTGTATTACAATTCATTAGTAAACCTAATGTCTCAATTTGAAACAAtaattcttggcttactgtgaCATCTCGCACAATTCTGATCACGGATCAGTGATTTATTCGTACAGACAGATCATCTTATTCAGTaacttcaatcaatctgatcataactaccacctgtttatcTCATCTATACTGCTTCATCATGGTAGTTTcataaaatattctttcaaatcataatctcgtAAAAgttctggagtttctaaactgtcACTGAACTAATCTAGtcaatgattttcaacttcataagAAACTCTCTATatgtttaacttcgaaaacgtactaattctgttacatCTGTTTGCTTTatattctgataaaacaattattgaatgaatcttaaattcattgttgtgcattttcttcaaaatctgatatttcttttcagaaatatcaagcacaataaGATAATCAATCACAAACGAATTCATCCATTCTGATTTGAGGCTTCAATTCAcatctcaatctggcattctttactgaattctcatcgcttcagtttactttttgtgtttctttcatcttctaaacAGTGCTGGCTTATTTTcaatcgaaaatcattctgattggaatatattcgtctgaatagGTAAACCAGAATATACAGAAATCTAAAATCAATTCATCGAATATCTATCTCATTCCTCATTTCCGTTTCTCTATCGAATTCTAATCACTTGATCTTatctcaatgtgctttaatccttccaaatcgattctcacttaatttggattacagTAATTCTAACTGTTTTAGTATCTATCTCGACACTGAAGTACATAAATTCAAagattaatcaatcaaatattcatctcgTTTCTTCGTTCTATTTCCCAATTCTTAGCAAATCATATCATTAACCCAAAAAAATTTTTCCGAAAAAATCgaattggaaattctatcagttacgagccaaaaatattaaaatatactgaatgtatacatcaaacaatcaataactcttgaaattcataatcagggaaactcgctcaagtcaaggtcatccaaagaacaatattctgaatgacaaactgctaagtgaaaataactcactagcatctcaactcaagacgagtaaatcaattcaaactctaacaaagaataagagtccatcaaaatcgattgaggtcgaatatcaaaacctcagaatcgatatcaagaatttcaaaatcatgattttatgatgtaataacttcagtaaaatcaaataaaagactcatctgtaactgattttcataataTCTTCTATCttgtaaacctcaaaagcagcattcaattcatcaattcatcaagTCTTTATAAAATTCCAGTTcataacttaaactaaagtcgaaATCTTACTGGAATATATCTGTCATCTCTATTCATCGGCATAtctatcaatgctgatttagatcttgaacatatctagtgcatcgaatatactgatttcagaatatttctgtaatccaacatcatatatcaaaccgaaatcacagaatctcaATTTGAGagtctatatcatatcatcatattcatatgcacattatgttcttgctgatctaatttaatcgctttTATCATCAATCTTCTGATACTCTGTATCaggttattgcatcatcatctatcatgcaacctaAACAGATATCTCAAGATGAACAAAATCATGTCTAATTCATTTCATCGAAGCagtagttccattcttcagtttAATTCACACAAAATCTCTTTTCAGATACAGAGGTAAGATATAAtaaagctttcagctatcatatatctcttgcaccaataacataaacaggttaaaacaaaataaatatgttaCCTGCAATTTcgttctcaggtgcaattttattctgatcctctgtatacttctgaaACCGTTCTTCATTCAAATCATCTCAGAATCTGATTTACTTAGTAAATTGCCTAATACATCTGCCTGAACTATTTTTACACTGATCGTTAGGATATCTCCTCCCACAATGAGTGTAATAATCTCTAACATCCTCTGTATTCAGAACTAGACTAATCTGTCTAGGTTCGCTAGAGTTAGAGAATTAATTTCGTATCGTTGACTTCATATCTGCTCTAGAATAGAAATTGCAGCCAAAGTATTGATTATCGCACATACTGCAACatatctacaatttcattcATTCTGCCTCGTCATTCAACTCCAGTTATTTTAGACAAAGTTATGTCTTTCAGAAAATGTTTTAGTCATCagcatttattcagacatattcttcgaattcaagccattaaataattcactcaatcttgagtttttcatcatttacaattcaaagaatcgtaataagcttgaaaattctaataaggcattcctaaaaattcaaaatattcatcTTCTAGAgggtatatttttttttctcatcatttctatctgttgtggcaaagaactataaacaaaattctgttctaagcacttaccaataatcaatatacctctgccttctcatcatttcttcattaaaatccaccagctggttgctagATTTCGAAattggtattcaatcaatctaATACTATATTCATCTGTATCTTCGAAAAAAAAATGTGATCAACTGATCAAGGTCTTCAAGCCAACTTCTCCCTGCAATAACATcgattcattcgctgatatacTATTCTATTCAATCGAAAATACTtcgttcagctgagcaatacagttatgttcaatctgaccataccattctgtttagtctggggtgcttacatcacccaaagaacactgttctcttcgattctgggtgtttacatcacccggggaaaatcttataacaaaatcagtaagaaattcaaaaatttacaaatcagtgaATCAAGCAGTTGAATTTCAACGATAGATCATgttcacatgcaatttatcaaatcatcgaatcatcaaatcgagtaatgcataatcatgcaatactatataaaggcatgtgactcaatcttccccgctcaacttctatctcagtccaagaaacttatgctctgataccacctgttgtggggacctcgggttgctaatctcgtcttagggcaactaatgattaattaaacaattaatcaaatattaaaagaacaaataaaccaagagcactaatttttttttaaaattccatcacctcgctcgatcggtcaaacttcaCCGATCGAACGAGCTATAAAAATCAAGCTCTCGGTCTGCATCATTTTTGGtcttgctcgatcggtcaaatcctaccgatcgagcgagcaagaaaaatcaagttttctGCCCAAGaataacaggcctcgctcgatcggtaacattcacccgatcgagcgggctcctttTCCAGAAAATGACAGCAATATTATCTTGTTGTCAAACCTTGCCTCATCAGTCCAAATGCATTCAATATAAACTCAATTCAtggtttataaattttaaaacatgcatatcaacatgtataaagtttcaagtatcaaatcatgcattaatACATCAATCGAATAGTGTAAGAACATGAAACGATAAGCTACactaagtctcaaaagtgagcttctaaatcacAAGTTTCATGTCAAATTCAATGCTATCTAGCTACCATTCTtcagcttaaaacccgagtccacacttgctaactCTCGCTCCCGAGATATTAacgtcatctcagactagctcttgcctcatctgttgcaatgcacacatacaaaacaaagcaacagccggataaacttcggtgagaaaacattctcagtataatcgacatataaagcgttaaataaatcatatcaactctatttgtaaagactcaacaatagagtaaataacgcatatctcaattaagaattgattcatatttcatcattgccatcaagattcgtatccgatcttgacatggatttccatctatcgtagtcattctggactagaaaataaggttaaccgcaaccttgacatagaatcaattcaatatagcctcGTATCATAATCGtatcgactcaaatcaaagatccactatctGGGATgaatcaacaacatcaaaatcaaatcgaaacataaacaagtatgtggtttttgtgggacaactcaagaataatcgatcttgagtttcaaactccctgactcgcgatgtcatcattataccttcgtatttcttctgttttgaacgcttcaaatttgaaacatagcatcaaaacattcatatcaatcttcattctagTCAATCATTTCATAATCGAATCAAATTCAAcaatatatcttcaatcaacatcatgtcaaacctcacttcttcttcttcggttcgaattcaatgttcttgagtcgttagccttccaaACTAATTTGAAATGGAAGAATAAGGATGCTACAATATCAGCAACATCGTAAAGAACATCTCATCtaagtcataggctatcaaaccGGCTTAGCgactgaaaatcgataaccgacgacATATCGAAACCATTCGAACTTCATTTCAATATTCATATCAACAATAATCATCACATATCAGCTGAATAACATCATATTCCCAGTATATCAGAAGTATACATTCGAGATACATGCTGTGACAACTCATGAGAAATCATACGACTTCAAATAACCGATTCGACATTGATACGGAAAGATATAGaccatcaaaatcaagattcatGTTCAACGTCTGATCTTTCCAACatactgattttgaaatatatcaaaaaccacacaatacttacatcaaatcgaagtcctcgttgcaaggattccagaacacttttcgaaattaaaatcggacgatcggatcaaaagatatcaaagttTTAATTGTTGGAAATGGTTTGGAGCCTTTCTTCTCCTCACTCTCGGTTTTTCTCTTTAGATAAGATGAAGAATTCTGATATTTACAAGCCTTACACGTTTTTAAGGCAACTTGCAAGGAAATTGCATATTGGCCCCTTAACTCTTCATTAATTGTAATTTAGTCCTCGACCaatcatttaattcaatttcaatcctaattaatttaagaatattagaatttaaatcgaaactctaaatattttcaaattaaatatattcgaattaaaattaaataaattcggattaaatcaattaatcccggccttttgcattttatcccttcaaacttcgatatttgcaaatcagtacctgatcgagttgtatcttcaaaattaaatcttctttaattctcgaaacatggaatttaatcttaaattccataaatattcaaatcgaatatttattcttttaatttaagaagtctcggaatttaattctcaaaatccgtaaattcttaaattaaatattttcggctcggaaattaaatctatcattttcataacttctcaaatcaatattagcccataatatagaatttaattctcaacttccataattaatgatttaatATTTCTGGGCCTTACACACTTTGTAACTCAATTTATACACAACATTTCCTTCAAAAAAATTCTTTCAACTAAAGTACATTTGAAGTGATTTTATGATTACAAGTAATATTTCTCAAAATTGAATACCCATTATTCAAACCCATATAGGTTCAATATTACCCAATTTATACACAACATTTCCTTCAAAAAAATTCTTTCAACTAAAGTACATTTGAAGTGATTTTGTGATTACAAGTAATATTTCTCAAAATTGAATACCCATTATTCAAACCCATATAGGTTCAATATTTACCCAAATGGGAACAGTTTCGATCTGATGCCAATATAATTTATACCCATGCCAAACCCCTAAAGCAATGTTCTCAAAAGCAATAAGCAAGGCGGTCACCCACCGCATAATACCTGCTTGAGCAATTCTATATCTATAACCAAATTTGTACATCAATTTGTACAAcacaaaaaaatcaatacaaaaattttatttatcaaaatctcatgataaaTTGAATGTAAAATATCGTGATATAATAGCAGAATCTCACGATAtatttgttgtaaatatcgttatACACGATATATGTTGTACCTTTAGCATTATTTATACCCGCTTAGACGAGATTTAAacagtttttttcttttctgtCCAACTATCAATTATTCTTGTTCGTGTTAATATTTCCCTTATAATTTCCCTTTATCCAATTCGAATTCAAAATTAATGAACCAATTAATATAACAACACACGCTCAGACGTCGCCTTTTTCAACAATTCGTTTGAATGGTTTAACAGCACTTCATAAACccatttataaatttacaatatgTCATCTCTTAATCAAAAATTATTACAAATATTAATCGGATATAATAAGCAATATTTACCAAATAAAATCTTCATTTTGTTTCAAAGCTTTTTTTCTAAGACGTTGAGAAAATAAATCACACTACGTACCTTACTCAACTCTATTTACAAGTTAGCAACATTTAGAATTTGCTTAGTACACATGGAGAAATGCATGGttagaataattttaaaaactaatataatataatataaacacTAAAAAGCATGAACCGGATAACAGATATGGAACATGAATGAAACAATTTGCTGAGCTACCAAAAGTATGTAACATACAAAGTGCCCTCTTCTGATTTTCCTTTTCATTTGAAATAGACGACGAAAACGAGAGAAAGAGACGAAAATTTACAGTAGTATGCCCCAAAAAACAAGTAATAGGACTGGTTGTATCATTCGAAACCCTCTCCAACTTGTCACCTAGATGGGGTTTCAGATGGCTGGCTATTTAAAGCAGAACTAGAAGGAATAGAAGGTAAAGCCCCGTTATCTTGAGGGATCGATCCACCCCACTTCGTCTCTGCATCTGAAGGCTCGATGACATGAACTGCACCATCGCTCATGCCAAGTGCAAACTGATTTGGATCTGATGGATGAGCTGCTATAACCACGGGGAAGGCAATATTGTTGCTGCACAAGAAAAGGTTTGCCCCCAAACGATTGAGAAATAGACGATGAAATCACATTGAGAAGTGGATGATATTCAATAGAGGAATTAAGAAACTATAAGTTGCAGCCTGCATTACTAATAGTAATAAAGATGGTAAATTTTCAGAAGGAAATTTTCTTCAGCATCAAATTCGACCTAGGAGCTCTAGCTTTTTGATGAAAATGGTTTCCAACATAATATCAGAGCATGTCAAAAGTCCAAAATCAGGAGGGTAATCCCctgtatattatattaagtaGATTTATGAGCTTATTAATGGACCTGTGAAACTTGTAACCACAGACATGTCTCGATCTTAACTCCCAGATTTACAGCTTACATGTGAGTGAGTGCACTAATATATGAAGTTACTGCTAGGCCACCTCCCATGATTTTGGAAAAAGTAAATTCTGACACAGCATGTGAACAAATGTTGGTCGTAGTTGTACGAGAGTGGCGTATAGGGCGGTGTAGGCCAACTatgatgataaaaataatatttcaaacaGTCTCTCTCAAGAATCTCACAAGTTTCTATCCACTTGCATACCTGGAAACCGATGAAGATAAGTAAGCAGTTGGTGCTATTCGGCATCGAAGGCTTAAACTGTCCGCATCAAAGAGTCCAACAGCACCATCACAAAATCCGGTAATAATCATCATGCCGTCGCATGAGTATATGGCACTGGAAATACCAGCAGAAAGGGTGTCCCTCGGGTACCACTACCATTAAAATACAACTAtatcaacaaataatttttttggaatACACAGAAACTACATTAACACGACGGACTGTTCATGGTCATAAATCTTAACTATACTGCATGCAGTGAGTCTAGTGACAGAAAATACGATAAACAAGTGGGATACTCTTGATCTACTTCTAATTAACTGATTTCAAAACAAATTCAAAGCAATATGATACACTCACCGATCGTGAACATTCCAGTTGAGCATCATAAATTGCGATTTGGCTTTCATGAACAACCAGAAGATGAGATTGATTATTATGGAACTGAACTCTCGTTTCTCCAACAAGAGGAGAGGGATGCCCAGGAGGCGCCTGTATGGGCCGTGATTTCTTCTTCTCCCATCCATCCATGCTCCAGACACACAACTGCATTGAAATTAATCAGAAAAAAATTGCcatgaaaaaataatcatcaagcatcataaaaactccaaaatgttTCAACTTGAAAAAGGGTGCATTAAAGGTTGGCAAAAATATCTATAACGGTTGACTTGCCTGTGCATCAGCTCCAGATGATACCAATATGTTCAAACTCTGCGAAAACGCAAGCCCTGAAATTCGTTTGTGGTGACCCTTCAGCTTGGTTTTGACCTATTGCGTAAAGTGAAAATAATGAGCACCAAACAAATTAACTAAAGGAGTGACCAATTCATAAAGGTCATCAAAATTGATCACAGGGGGGACCAACAGCTTGCGAGCCTTCCGTCTAGAAACAAAAAGtaaataaatgattatttaaatttaaaactaaCTAAAGGCAATTTATGTAATTATTGATTCATCATTTATGCTGCAAAAAATAGAGAATTAACTCCAAAAATGTTCTCATTCCTTTGAAAACACAAGACCATGAATGCTTCTTGCCCTTGCGGTGCGCCCCAAAAATGCAACCACCATAAAAATATAGCTTCACCAAACTGAAATACAGGCACGGTTCTGATCATAGGGAAACAGAAAAAGCTACCTCATCAACTCGGACATTGTATATTTGTATGGTAGAGTCTTCCATCCCAATAGCAATTATGTTGTTATCCTGGGGATGAAATGCAAGATAAGTTGCTGCAGGAGGCGGTGGCATGAATGTCGTCATGACCTGAGCAGCATTAAATACTCATTAAATGTTCTAAACACGAAGATATATAAAATGAAAGTTAAAGTGCAATAGGTTTTGTCGTTTTGAGCTGAAAAGGTTGACAAACCTTAAAGGTCATCATGTTGAACAAGGAGACTTTCCCCCCTGAAGCTGACATAACATAAGAATCATTTTTTGACAAGGCAATACAGGAAACCGAGTCTTCTGTAGTTTTGACATCACACATATCATTTGACATGAGAGCCCCATTAGTAGGCTGCCACAGTTGTGGCACACTGGAGGCAGACGTCTGAACATGAAATATATCAAGGCGTCACAGAACTGCATAATACAAATTAAATCATGTTGAACATAATACTAAAGTTCAACCTTTCCAGATGGGTTTCGTTCATTTCGCGGCCACTTCCACAACTTATGAACAGCATTGGTAGCCAGCGCAAGCACAGCTAGACCAGAATTTGTGTACAGCAACCGCACAACCTGCAGGACATGGAGCTGGTTATATATGAagggaaagaaagaaaaatttgaaAGTCAAAAGTGAGTATAAGGCTAGAGATGAGTAGAAGTAGTTACACGAATGACGAATTTAGCATGCATTAAGAAACTCAACTCTCACAACAATTACAGACAATGTATTAATTCAAGATAGATATTGGTAAAGAAAGACCTTTCCTCCTTAATTTACACTTCCTTGCATCAGAGTTTGACAGATCTTCCACATAACATACCTTGCTAGCTGTCAATGGATCAGGAAGCTTCAAAGTTTTGACCAGAGATGAATCAGCTATGTCTGGGAACTTCCAGCTTTTAACTTTGTCACTAGTATCAAGAATCCGTGGTTTTATATCAGCCACCCTGCTACTTTCTACAGTGGCCTGTGATTTTTCAAATGGAACGAGCAAATCAGCGCACGGTACAAAGATGTGATGAAATTTCAATTCAGATTACACTAAAATGAATACAAGAGCATTAGTGCATTACCATATTGCCAAGGGACATTGGTTGTGGAGTTCTATCAGTACGTTCGAGGATGGGCGAAACTGAAGCAGAAACATTAGGAATGGGACCTAATGAACCAGCAATTGCTGGCTGCAAAAGAAGTTGCGCGTGAGGacttaaaactaaaaatatGAAACATTTGAAGAAAGGTCCGCAAGAAAATAGAAATTACTTTCACATTCACTACTTCTGAAAAACCACGAGCCCCATCAAACACCCTGGTTTCGAGCATTCTCAACATGCGTTGGCCATCACCATTTGCCAAAATCTTAATTCCATTGTCACTTGTTGTAACTGCCAACAATGAGCCTTCCTTATTAAATCGTAACCTAGGGCTTGCCTGCAAGGAAAATGTCATCCATAGCAACTTTAGGACTATACCACTTTGCAGAGCATATCATATGATGTAATATCAAGGTTGATTTCAAAAAATACTAACAGGCAGTCCACCATCTCCATCTGTACAAGTAAGCGTGTTGGTATTGTCCATGTCCCAAAATTTTATCTGAAATTCATCACCTGCAGCTAAGAATCGGTTCCTTGTTGTGTCAAACTGCACAACACCCAAAGAACGCTTCCGAAAACCAGAGTATGTTCTCTTGATAGCTCCTTCACTCTCATTCCACTCAACGAGGTGAGATTCACCATCCTTGCTCGTTCCACAAGAGAAGAGTCTGAAaggaatatatataaataattgatCGAATCTGAGTGGTCACATGCCCAATAACATCCCTATAAAAAACATCACCATATATTAAAACCTAATTACAGTGCCCAACTTGCTATTACCCAACTTTAAAAGTGAATTCAGCTTATAGTTTACGATCCAACTACAAGTCTACAACAGGAGAATCAAATTATGTCATCATAACTCATCTCTTCTATTTTATGCATGCATGCCATCGTCAGATTTTCAGTTTCACAAGTTACAGTTTGGTATTCACTACAAATACAACTACTCGATTGAAGTTTTTCCTTAAGTCATCAAGAGCACATAAGATACCTAATACATACACTTGAAAGTAAGCACACACTCAAGAGTGATCTGGTCAGCCCACGTGACAGAAAGACCAGTTACTAAGAGTGAGTGGAGATCATGACTCAATTTCTTTCAGCTACGCAGCTGCTTCCCGTAGACAAATGCAAGTATCTAATGTTGAAACTCTATGGTGGACTATCACTACTTCTAATCTAGAAGCAGTAGATGGTTCAGGCACTTCCTTCCCCAACTTTTTCCAGCCAAGATGATATTCATTTGAACACAACTGGACCACACAATGACTTAATCCGCTCGCTATCAACCACTTCTTTTATTACTTCGAAACAGTATCAAGCTTAACAGTTAGTTTATCTTATGTTTACCAGCAACAAAATGGGAGAGTTGATTATTTTGTCTTGTATTCCCACATTGTCCCATGCCACTTGCTAAAAGATCAGATGAGAATTCGCTTTCTAGGTTACAACTTTTCTAATCTTCAAGTCCAAGCCAAGACCATGTCCTGCTAACAGGAAAGAGTTTCTTTTACTCGCATATATGGCCAAAAAGTGATATGTTTTCGCAGAGTTACCCTGGCTGGTAGACGATCAACTACAAAAAGTTTCAGTGATTTCCATGCATTTCCAACTTGCACAAGCCTAACAATGAAGATGGATAAAATCATGAAATGACTCCACTTATAATGGATTCATGTCTTCAAATGCTTATTTCAATATCTTGGAGCCTGCGAAGCCTGCAGCGTACCTGGTGCTCAGCCAATTCTAGTTCTAGATTTCATATTCTTAAATTTTCTGGCATGTTAAAAAGTGAAATAACGACGGTTATGAACGAGGTAAAATATACTCTTCTTGTAGAAATGTAAAAGTAAAGAAGTAGGAAAGCTAAATTTGTCAGTCATGACAATATGCAAAAAACAATCAAGACAGAATTTTATCGCACCTGGTTCCATCAGCGCTATATGCCATTGTTGTGCACCAAAGCCCAGGGGCATCGTAATCTACTCTTGAGCCCAAGGAGTCATAAAGCCATGCCTTTATTTTCCCATCAATAGCAGTAGAAAATATAAACTGCAGATCGAATAGATTCAGATCAAGCCCTCTCAAGTATTCAAATGAAGATCATTAAGCAAATAGCAGAAGACCTTAGCATGAAATAAGAGAGATAGCAATAACTATTAATGTGCCTGAATATTCTCTTCATAGCAATAACTATTAATGTACCTGAATATTCTCTTTGTAGTGAGGACAGACAGAATATACGGGAGCTTCATGGCCTTCAAACGTATACAGCCTGCGACCAGCAACAGCATCCCACACCTGTAACACGACAGTAatgtaaaatttcaaataacaaAGAGTAAGACTTTATCAAGTTTCATGAGGTCAACACCTTAATTGTCTTGTCATCCCCACATGTAACTATGCACAGCTGCTTATTGGGATGGGCAAAGGCAATATCATTAACACCACCAACATGAGCATCAATCTACAATTAGAAAAATGTCATCACCACTTGAaactgtgtgtgtgtgtgtgtgtgtgtgagagagagagagagagagagagagaaagagagagagagagagattgaGATTTTAAGCAATCCTCACTTCTAAGTGTTGTCTCAACTCTCCAGCTGGATTATAAGTATATATCTGAACAATGTGTTTGGAGAAAGC comes from Henckelia pumila isolate YLH828 chromosome 4, ASM3356847v2, whole genome shotgun sequence and encodes:
- the LOC140866359 gene encoding protein TOPLESS-RELATED PROTEIN 2-like, producing MSSLSRELVFLILQFLDEEKFKETVHRLEQESGFYFNMKYFEDQVQAGEWEEVERYLSGFTKVEDNRYSMKIFFEIRKQKYLEALDRQDRAKAVEILVRDLKVFASFNEDLFKEITQLLTLDNFRQNEQLSKYGDTKSARNIMLIELKKLIEANPLFRDKLAFPAFKASRLRTLINQSLNWQHQLCKNPRPNPDIKTLFTDHTCASSNGTRAPPPSNNPLAGPVPKPGVFPPLGGHGPFQPVVSPSPSAIAGWMSSANLSIPHAAVAAAPPGLVQAPSSAAFLKHPRAPPGGPGMDYQTADSEHLMKRFRSGQPDEVSFSGSSHASNMYSPDDLPKTVVRNLNQGSNVMSMDFHPQQQTVLLVGTNVGDISIWEVGSRERLALKTFKVWDISACSMPFQTTLVKDATISVNRCVWGPDGSILGVAFSKHIVQIYTYNPAGELRQHLEIDAHVGGVNDIAFAHPNKQLCIVTCGDDKTIKVWDAVAGRRLYTFEGHEAPVYSVCPHYKENIQFIFSTAIDGKIKAWLYDSLGSRVDYDAPGLWCTTMAYSADGTRLFSCGTSKDGESHLVEWNESEGAIKRTYSGFRKRSLGVVQFDTTRNRFLAAGDEFQIKFWDMDNTNTLTCTDGDGGLPASPRLRFNKEGSLLAVTTSDNGIKILANGDGQRMLRMLETRVFDGARGFSEVVNVKPAIAGSLGPIPNVSASVSPILERTDRTPQPMSLGNMATVESSRVADIKPRILDTSDKVKSWKFPDIADSSLVKTLKLPDPLTASKVVRLLYTNSGLAVLALATNAVHKLWKWPRNERNPSGKTSASSVPQLWQPTNGALMSNDMCDVKTTEDSVSCIALSKNDSYVMSASGGKVSLFNMMTFKVMTTFMPPPPAATYLAFHPQDNNIIAIGMEDSTIQIYNVRVDEVKTKLKGHHKRISGLAFSQSLNILVSSGADAQLCVWSMDGWEKKKSRPIQAPPGHPSPLVGETRVQFHNNQSHLLVVHESQIAIYDAQLECSRSWYPRDTLSAGISSAIYSCDGMMIITGFCDGAVGLFDADSLSLRCRIAPTAYLSSSVSSNNIAFPVVIAAHPSDPNQFALGMSDGAVHVIEPSDAETKWGGSIPQDNGALPSIPSSSALNSQPSETPSR